ACTAACACAAGGATAGTGTTACTAACATCCGTAAGTACCAAAAACCAAATCTGCATAAACAAGCTAAGTGACAGCAAAGTGACCAAAATCTTAAACTATATAGAGAAAAATGCACGCTGAAATCTAGCTATATGTATTTATATACACGCTGAATTTAGTttccaaattattcaaaaaatgcTTCAACCAAACCAATAAAACACAGTGATCCTGGAGAAAGCAGCAACACAGAATGGAAGAAACAAATCCCAAGACACACAAATCACTTCCATCTCTTGAACCCCATGAACTTGTGCTAGTGCTTTCCAAAGAAGCCGTGCTTGTGCCTTCCATAGAATCCATGCTTTCCAAATTTCCCATGCTTAAACTTcccatgatgatgatgatgatgaccaTAATACCCACCATGACCAACATGGTGTGCACCATGTGCCAGATGGTGAGCCCCATATGCAGCAGCCGCTGCTGCAGCACCACCAGCTAGTAATGCACCCATTGGAGGTCCATGCCCTGCATAAAGTGGACGTTTCCAGCCAGATGAAATCAATGAAATGATTCAAGAAAGTTGCACTCTTTGGAGTGTCACTTGGTAAAGCAAGGTTAAAAATTGATAGCATACTAGACAGCAACAATAATTTGCAAATCAGAAAATAGGGAAAGGGCCACAACAGCTAGCCCATACACGAGGAATAATAATTGATGATCACAAGTAGACTATCAAATCTCTTTCAGATCGGGTCCTCAGTGTTATCCAACTTCCATCTTTAGTGAAACATAGAATCCCTCCGGCAGGATCAAAGTCCAATAATCAGATAAagggaaaacagaaaaagaacaagagaaaGGAACCCCTAGTGAAGCAACAAACAATCAGAATGATATTTCCACCAAAAGATGTCTCACCGGCCACAATAAGTAAGGTTGCTACAATACTACTACACTGGTACCAAGTATCAATAATGGCAAGAAAAATGTCAACTTCCTCATCAAGAACTGAGTAGGTCGTGGCGGACACATGATTCAGGATTTGGAAGTGAGCCTCACGAGACGTGAAAGTTAACAGCCATGTGCGTAGAGAAACcaagaggaaataacttcttaAAATGTTACCAAGTTGACACAAATATACATCATTCTCAATTTGTGGAGTAAATGGATATTTATGTCTCGAAAGTTCATTTAATTATGCTAACCATAGTATTTCATACTATGGCAGGTACGAAGGAATACATAGCAACAGGGTAACCAATTAAGAATATTATTAGATAGATAAGCAAGGCATTTCAAAGTGGCTAATAAAAACAATTAGGAAAGCAGGACAGGCAGAAAAAGGCATACAAACATGCAACTGCATCATGTCAACACTAGATAGAGAATGACATCCACTAACAATAATGCTGAGAACACACAAAATATTTACCCGAGTGATGGTGACCTGAGGGACCAGGATAACCAGCAGGCGGATATCCACCATGTGGCGGATATCCTGGTGGCAGTGCCGGTGGGTATCCAGCTGCAGAAGGATACCCAGAAGGAGGATATCCACCAGGCGGAGGATACCCAGATGGTGGATATCCGCCAGGAGGAGGATAACTTGCAGGAGGATATGCACCAGGAGGAGGAGGATAAGGGTATGCCCCATGTGGCCGTGGATAGTGTCCAGCAGCATATCCAGCAAGATGTGAAAATAACCCTTTGTCCCGATTATCATCATTGTCTCCCATTGTTATTAACCTTGGATTGTTAAGCACACTCACAGACTAACTGCAAAAGACAGGGCACTCAGATCAGCTTATACAATGGAATATTTTGCTTCAAGAAAAATAATTCGCAATATAATTCTCTAAGAATTTTCCTCACACATTTGATCCTAATAATTCAGGGAAGATCCTTTATTGACAGGAAATTACACATATGCACCATGAAAAGTTCAGGCAAAAATGAAGATATAAGAATTTGAAATCCTTGTATGAACAGAGGATGCATCCTGTGCTTCAGAGGCTCATTGATTAGCAACAATTGAGATTGTAATATTAATCTACACAATAATTGATTAGGACAATCAAGATTGTAATATTAATCTACACAATAAAAACCTAAATTCACATGATATCTAGAAATCTAACTCCAACTTATGAGTAATTCTAGTTGATATCATCAAGTACAGCCCTTGAAGAATATTGGGAATAGAGTCTTTCACATAATAAAACAATATCCAAATTAATGACTTTGTCCGATAAAGAGCATTACCAGAAAATATAGATAGCCTGTCAGATATGAACGATTAGAGAAACTGCCAACCTTACTTTCCAATAAACAACTTCAAAACCCCCCTTCTTTCCTTCCCCCAAGAATCACTTCTTTCCTGATCGCCATGCAAGTTACAACTTCAAAAACTCAAGAATCACTCTGAAAGGACTTGATTCTCATAAAATACACGTCCAAAACAAGAAAGCCAATTCCTTACACTCTTCCCCCCACCAAACCCATACACACAAAAACTCGCAAGGATACAAAAATCAAAACCTCACAGAAGAAAGCAAAACTCAATTGGGATAACCATTCAGCTTCTGCTGAAACACAAATTAACCACCACGGCAATTATAATAAACATGTACCAAGCAATCAGCTTTATTACCAAATAAGTAAAAATCCAACAAATAGAGAAGAACAGGACTGTGCAAGACTAGGTGATTAATTACTAGCACGCATGCAAACATGTACAAAGATAACATAATCCTCCTTCCAAAGAAACACAGCCATCTTGGACATGCAATCCCAGAAAAGAAAGCccaaataaataagtaaaacaCAAGAAGCAATAAATTAAGAAACCCGTTTCCAATTAGCCCAAGCCACCTCACA
This portion of the Coffea arabica cultivar ET-39 chromosome 2e, Coffea Arabica ET-39 HiFi, whole genome shotgun sequence genome encodes:
- the LOC113732125 gene encoding uncharacterized protein translates to MGDNDDNRDKGLFSHLAGYAAGHYPRPHGAYPYPPPPGAYPPASYPPPGGYPPSGYPPPGGYPPSGYPSAAGYPPALPPGYPPHGGYPPAGYPGPSGHHHSGHGPPMGALLAGGAAAAAAAYGAHHLAHGAHHVGHGGYYGHHHHHHGKFKHGKFGKHGFYGRHKHGFFGKH